The following proteins are co-located in the Bacteroidota bacterium genome:
- a CDS encoding cation transporter: protein MEDHHHEHKHEHSHEHDHSHHHERKTKWVVYLTVAAMCLEIGVGYYANSMALTAEGWHMSTHVFAIGLTWLAYFFARKYAQHEKIFFRKEKVLSLGGFTSAIVLQVIAIIMIVESLERLLHPVPIKFMEAIYVACVGLAVNGLSAFLLHHDHEHSDQNIRAAYIHVLADGFTSLTAIAALTAGMFWNFFWLDAMSGLIASVVITSWAVQLIRNSGKELIEFSRKK, encoded by the coding sequence GTGGAAGACCATCATCACGAACATAAGCACGAACATTCACACGAGCACGACCATTCCCATCATCACGAACGGAAAACTAAATGGGTAGTTTACCTCACGGTGGCGGCAATGTGTTTGGAAATCGGAGTTGGCTATTATGCAAATTCCATGGCGCTCACGGCCGAGGGCTGGCACATGAGCACGCATGTGTTCGCCATCGGGCTCACATGGCTCGCGTATTTTTTCGCGCGCAAATATGCGCAGCATGAAAAAATTTTTTTCCGCAAAGAAAAAGTTTTATCGCTCGGAGGTTTCACCAGCGCAATAGTTTTGCAAGTCATCGCAATTATTATGATTGTTGAATCGTTGGAACGCCTGCTTCACCCGGTGCCCATCAAATTTATGGAAGCAATTTATGTTGCGTGTGTCGGCTTGGCGGTGAACGGGCTCAGCGCTTTTCTCCTTCACCACGACCACGAGCACAGCGACCAGAATATTCGCGCGGCATACATTCACGTGCTGGCGGACGGCTTCACAAGTTTGACTGCGATTGCTGCACTCACTGCTGGAATGTTCTGGAATTTTTTCTGGCTGGACGCGATGAGCGGATTAATTGCTTCCGTTGTGATTACCAGTTGGGCGGTGCAACTCATTCGCAATTCGGGAAAAGAATTAATTGAGTTCAGCAGAAAGAAATAA
- a CDS encoding glycosyltransferase family 39 protein, which yields MKKNYEEKIIFASIILIASVLRFWNYWNWSYTHDELGALMRLNYYSFSELIREGIQNGDTHPAFVQIFLYVWTKIFGLSEEAVRFPFVLAGIGSVALVYLIAKKWFGFTAACFSSLTIAILDFPILYSQLARPYSFGLFFSLLAAWCWTNLLFGYGKKLFLKAIFYGIATALCMFAHYFAFFFAMLVAVTGLFFLKRETWKPFLLAGVIALILFLPHLSVSLHQFSKGGVGEWLAKPEKDFLWKFILYGFNESPFVLISAVIVSLLSLTLYHLDFSISKFHFVCIAWFILPFMAGYYYSIHVNPVLQYSTLLFSFPFLSIFLFSFFKDRKEKTNNYLFISTGIILLYSTVVEQKFYKREVFGVFKEINRAVIDLQEEYGAGQITTVLNTSDKNIFDFYFQQWNKKIPFDFFAGDSPDFVSQMLNKIDSCQTPYFLYGWSNFRSPYEIPELIKRKFPCIVYYEKHFNSQVTLFGKNDSCRRDTIFYSQSGFEKEKRKSFEFDSTKIDSLHFHSGKHSLNIESKNEFCITLKTSVSTIFSENNIVNISAWIFPKDSFNAQIVIDIGDGKSREWRAILLKPFVKTSGKWQEVFASFEVPASAFPDDEVKIYLWNPGKNSFYVDDFTVTSFKDSKYNYYETSYRK from the coding sequence GTGAAAAAAAATTATGAAGAGAAAATAATTTTTGCATCGATTATTCTTATTGCGTCCGTTCTGCGATTTTGGAATTATTGGAATTGGTCTTACACGCATGATGAATTAGGCGCGCTCATGCGCCTGAATTATTATTCGTTTTCAGAATTAATCAGGGAGGGTATTCAAAATGGAGATACGCATCCAGCATTTGTACAAATTTTTCTTTATGTCTGGACAAAAATTTTCGGTTTGTCCGAAGAGGCAGTTCGTTTTCCATTTGTGCTGGCTGGAATCGGAAGTGTTGCGCTGGTTTATCTCATAGCGAAAAAATGGTTTGGCTTTACTGCCGCTTGTTTTTCTTCGCTCACAATCGCAATTCTTGATTTTCCTATTCTATACAGCCAACTGGCTCGCCCATATTCCTTCGGATTATTTTTTTCGTTGCTTGCGGCTTGGTGCTGGACAAATTTATTATTTGGCTATGGGAAAAAATTATTTCTGAAAGCAATTTTCTATGGAATTGCAACTGCGCTTTGCATGTTCGCGCACTACTTCGCTTTTTTCTTTGCAATGCTCGTTGCTGTAACCGGACTTTTTTTTCTGAAAAGAGAAACATGGAAACCTTTTTTGCTTGCGGGAGTTATTGCGCTAATACTTTTTCTTCCGCACCTTTCAGTTTCTCTTCACCAGTTTTCAAAAGGAGGAGTGGGCGAATGGCTCGCAAAACCCGAAAAAGATTTTCTCTGGAAATTTATTTTGTACGGCTTCAACGAATCGCCTTTCGTTTTGATTTCGGCTGTAATTGTTTCGCTTTTGTCTCTTACCTTGTATCATCTTGATTTTTCAATTTCAAAATTTCATTTTGTTTGCATTGCATGGTTTATTCTTCCGTTCATGGCGGGATATTATTATTCCATTCATGTAAATCCGGTTTTGCAATATTCCACATTGCTTTTTTCATTTCCGTTTTTGTCAATATTTCTTTTTTCATTTTTCAAAGACAGGAAAGAAAAAACAAATAATTACCTCTTCATTTCAACCGGAATTATTCTTCTTTACAGCACCGTTGTCGAACAGAAATTTTATAAAAGAGAAGTTTTTGGCGTTTTCAAAGAAATCAATCGTGCTGTAATTGATTTGCAGGAAGAATATGGAGCAGGACAAATAACAACCGTGCTGAATACTTCTGATAAAAATATTTTTGATTTTTATTTTCAGCAGTGGAACAAAAAAATTCCTTTTGATTTTTTCGCTGGTGATTCTCCCGATTTTGTTTCGCAAATGCTGAATAAAATTGATTCCTGCCAAACCCCTTATTTTCTTTACGGCTGGTCAAACTTCAGAAGTCCCTATGAAATTCCGGAATTGATTAAAAGAAAATTTCCCTGCATTGTTTACTATGAAAAACATTTTAACTCGCAGGTAACTTTATTCGGAAAGAATGATTCATGCAGGCGTGACACCATTTTTTATTCTCAATCAGGGTTTGAAAAAGAAAAAAGAAAAAGTTTTGAATTCGATTCTACAAAGATTGATTCATTGCATTTTCATAGCGGAAAACATTCTCTGAATATTGAAAGCAAAAATGAATTCTGCATTACGCTCAAAACCTCCGTTTCAACTATTTTTTCTGAAAACAATATTGTAAACATCAGCGCATGGATTTTCCCGAAAGATTCGTTCAACGCGCAAATAGTGATTGATATTGGCGATGGCAAAAGCCGCGAGTGGAGAGCCATTCTGCTGAAACCATTTGTAAAAACTTCAGGCAAGTGGCAGGAAGTTTTCGCTTCGTTCGAAGTTCCCGCTTCTGCTTTTCCGGATGATGAAGTGAAAATTTATTTATGGAATCCGGGAAAAAATTCTTTTTACGTAGATGATTTCACCGTGACTTCATTCAAAGACAGCAAGTATAATTATTACGAAACTTCCTATAGAAAATAA
- a CDS encoding TonB-dependent receptor, whose amino-acid sequence MKYNGIILFLQARNLMYYGFGINMKYHFSAFFIVIISLSAFASVKTSLSGKITDKKSGEGIPGAAIYIPELKSGAISKIDGSYKIDNLPATKVLVKVSMEGYAAITEIVDLSITTTKDFSLEESVIEKSEVVITGTSKSTEMKKNPVPMVLIDQQYLTQNSSSNIIESLSKVPGLSTLTTGPNVSKPYIHGLGYNRVLTLFDGVRQEGQQWGDEHGIEVDQFLIDKIEVVKGPASLMYGSDALAGAVNLLPANPVPDGIIKGSALGIYGTNNKEAGGSFNLDGNNHGFIWGFRGSHKQATNYQNNYDGRVSGTKFNENDFNGYIGLNKAWGYSHLNFSLFDDVQEIPDGSRDSVTKKFTRQITEEDTVRQIISDEELNSYSIATLHQHIQHYRIYSNSNFIFGKSSLGVNVGFQQNIRREFSHPLAADIAGLYLILNSFTYNIKYSLPEKNGFETTVGINGMFQNNDAGKGTEIIIPSYKSTDFGPFAHVRKTFGKMDVSAGVRYDMRTFQNDSMFTKLNSETGFDMSTSANPNDTTAVKQFNYYKHTFSGVSGSIGATYNFNDKFGIKANVARGYRAPNAAEISAKGVHPGTDFEQLGSPNFKPEFSLQEDLGLFYSSEHISVTLDAFNNNISNYIYDEKLLSANGKDSLFNNNGEFVPVFKFRQTNAQLYGGEFAFDLHPHPFDWLHFENSVSYIYAVNLGGSGAKITADTKYLPLIPPLHTNTELRAEIKKKFKKISGLFLKIGMQHFAEQEHFYSAYGTETYTPAYKLFDAGIGGNITDKKGNTLCTLSIIGNNITNVAYQSNMNRLKYFYTVTNSGYKVPGPTGQLGIFNMGRNITVKLIVPFNLKKEKAEG is encoded by the coding sequence ATGAAATACAATGGTATTATATTATTTTTACAGGCAAGAAATTTGATGTATTATGGTTTCGGAATAAATATGAAATATCATTTTAGTGCCTTTTTCATAGTAATTATTTCTCTTTCTGCTTTCGCTTCCGTGAAAACTTCCCTTTCCGGAAAAATCACCGATAAAAAATCGGGAGAAGGAATTCCAGGAGCGGCAATTTATATTCCTGAATTAAAATCAGGCGCCATTTCAAAAATAGACGGCAGTTACAAGATTGATAATCTTCCCGCCACAAAAGTTCTGGTGAAAGTGAGCATGGAAGGGTATGCCGCCATTACTGAAATTGTTGACCTTTCGATTACCACCACAAAAGATTTTTCGTTAGAAGAATCGGTAATTGAAAAAAGCGAAGTGGTGATTACCGGAACTTCCAAATCCACAGAGATGAAAAAAAATCCGGTGCCGATGGTGCTCATTGACCAGCAGTACCTCACACAAAATTCTTCTTCAAACATTATTGAATCGCTCAGCAAAGTTCCCGGGCTAAGCACGCTCACAACCGGTCCAAATGTTTCCAAACCCTACATTCATGGATTGGGATACAACCGTGTTCTTACTTTGTTTGACGGAGTTCGCCAGGAAGGACAGCAATGGGGAGATGAACACGGAATTGAAGTAGACCAGTTTCTCATAGACAAAATTGAAGTGGTGAAAGGTCCCGCCAGTTTAATGTACGGCAGCGATGCGCTCGCAGGCGCGGTGAATCTTCTTCCGGCAAATCCGGTTCCCGATGGAATCATTAAAGGAAGCGCGCTTGGAATTTACGGAACAAATAATAAAGAAGCGGGCGGCTCTTTCAATCTCGATGGAAACAATCACGGTTTCATCTGGGGATTCCGCGGCTCGCATAAGCAAGCAACCAACTATCAGAACAATTATGACGGAAGAGTTTCTGGAACAAAATTCAACGAGAATGATTTCAACGGATACATCGGCTTGAATAAAGCATGGGGATATTCTCACCTGAATTTTTCTTTGTTCGATGATGTGCAGGAAATTCCCGATGGCAGCCGCGATTCCGTTACAAAAAAATTCACCCGGCAAATTACGGAAGAAGATACGGTGCGGCAAATTATTTCAGATGAAGAATTGAATTCCTATTCCATTGCCACGCTGCATCAGCACATTCAGCATTATAGAATTTATTCCAACAGCAATTTTATTTTCGGAAAAAGTTCGCTCGGAGTGAATGTTGGTTTCCAGCAAAACATCCGCAGGGAATTTTCGCATCCGCTTGCTGCGGATATTGCAGGGCTATATTTAATTCTGAATTCTTTCACGTACAATATTAAATATTCTCTTCCCGAAAAAAACGGATTTGAAACCACGGTGGGAATTAATGGAATGTTTCAGAACAATGATGCGGGCAAAGGAACAGAAATAATAATTCCCAGTTATAAGTCAACTGACTTTGGTCCATTCGCTCATGTCAGAAAAACTTTTGGCAAGATGGATGTATCGGCCGGAGTCCGCTATGACATGCGAACTTTTCAAAATGATTCCATGTTTACAAAACTAAATTCCGAAACAGGATTTGATATGTCAACTTCCGCAAACCCCAATGATACAACAGCGGTGAAGCAATTCAATTATTACAAGCATACTTTTTCTGGCGTGAGCGGAAGCATTGGCGCCACTTATAATTTCAATGACAAGTTTGGAATCAAAGCGAACGTTGCGCGCGGCTACCGCGCTCCGAACGCTGCTGAAATTTCCGCCAAAGGAGTTCATCCGGGAACGGATTTCGAGCAATTAGGTTCTCCAAACTTCAAACCGGAATTTTCTTTGCAGGAAGACCTTGGATTATTTTATTCGAGCGAACATATTTCTGTTACGCTCGATGCATTCAACAACAACATCAGCAATTATATTTACGATGAAAAACTTTTGAGCGCAAATGGAAAAGATTCCCTCTTCAACAACAATGGAGAGTTTGTTCCCGTTTTTAAATTCAGGCAGACGAATGCGCAATTGTACGGAGGAGAATTTGCGTTTGACCTTCACCCGCATCCGTTCGACTGGCTGCACTTTGAAAATTCTGTTTCGTACATTTACGCAGTGAATCTCGGAGGAAGCGGTGCAAAAATAACTGCTGACACAAAATATCTTCCGCTCATTCCGCCTCTTCATACCAACACCGAACTGCGCGCGGAAATAAAAAAGAAGTTCAAAAAAATTTCCGGCTTGTTTCTGAAAATAGGAATGCAGCATTTTGCCGAACAGGAACATTTTTATTCCGCCTACGGAACAGAAACCTACACACCTGCTTATAAATTATTCGATGCGGGCATAGGAGGAAACATCACAGACAAAAAAGGAAACACCCTCTGCACGCTTTCAATTATAGGAAATAATATTACCAATGTGGCATATCAATCAAACATGAACCGACTGAAATATTTTTATACCGTTACAAATTCCGGCTACAAAGTTCCGGGACCAACAGGACAACTTGGAATTTTCAACATGGGAAGAAACATCACGGTGAAATTAATAGTGCCGTTCAACCTGAAAAAAGAAAAAGCCGAAGGATAA
- a CDS encoding DUF2029 domain-containing protein: protein MNLFFQNQKVQFVFLALVVFLSRLPFLPAGFGAEEDSWLLPLTAKNIALGHYEMSRAPGHPLHEIIYSWMWNAVPFWYNFLSAIASVAAVIFFALALRQLNFKHYLFASFAFAFTPIVFISSTYTIDYMLAMVFIMGSFYFIVKNNFWLAGIFLGIAIGFRLTSAAMLIPFCFLIGKNFKKIFVLTTVTLIVGLIAFLPVIKTYGLSFFTFSDQFPYPNLPKVFYKATIGVFGTIGILALIFYKSKILLKIFSRKEKIIPESLSKLLFFSCCAVIIIYIIAYLLLPQKSAYLIPIIPFIILLFGYYLSSREFKIFCILLTMSSFLFSMNLTDSLRGAEYSSAAMKFQIAGQEIFLDPLTGPVFSDYSKRLNKISFTEEVLQKTKTEQNKIVLICGWWYNELRVRSRNCEENQNVKLVFYIDKPAMEKYISEGYKIYFLPEQDIYNDQFSQMNYTDSIAKPYM, encoded by the coding sequence ATGAATTTATTTTTCCAGAATCAAAAAGTTCAGTTTGTTTTTCTTGCGCTTGTTGTTTTTCTTTCACGCCTTCCGTTTTTACCTGCCGGCTTTGGCGCGGAAGAAGATTCATGGCTGCTTCCTCTGACTGCAAAAAATATTGCGCTCGGGCATTATGAAATGTCGCGCGCACCAGGGCATCCGCTGCATGAAATAATTTATTCATGGATGTGGAACGCAGTCCCATTCTGGTATAATTTTCTCAGTGCGATTGCGAGCGTAGCAGCGGTAATATTTTTCGCGCTTGCATTAAGGCAACTTAACTTCAAACATTATTTATTTGCTTCGTTTGCTTTTGCGTTCACTCCGATAGTTTTTATTTCTTCCACTTATACGATTGATTACATGCTGGCGATGGTATTTATAATGGGCAGTTTTTATTTCATAGTGAAAAATAATTTCTGGCTGGCTGGAATTTTTTTGGGAATAGCAATCGGTTTCCGGCTTACATCCGCAGCCATGCTTATTCCATTTTGTTTTTTAATCGGAAAAAATTTTAAAAAAATTTTTGTTCTGACAACCGTTACTCTGATTGTGGGATTGATTGCATTTCTCCCGGTGATAAAAACGTATGGATTATCATTCTTCACATTCTCTGACCAGTTTCCGTATCCAAATCTTCCGAAAGTTTTTTACAAAGCAACCATAGGAGTTTTTGGAACAATTGGAATTCTCGCATTGATTTTTTATAAATCAAAAATCCTTTTGAAAATTTTTTCGCGAAAAGAAAAAATTATTCCTGAAAGTTTGTCCAAACTACTTTTCTTTTCTTGCTGTGCAGTTATTATTATTTACATCATTGCATACCTGCTCCTTCCGCAAAAATCTGCTTACCTGATTCCAATAATTCCATTCATAATTTTGCTTTTCGGATATTATTTATCAAGCAGAGAATTCAAAATATTTTGTATTCTTTTAACAATGTCATCTTTTCTTTTCAGCATGAACTTAACCGATTCGCTCCGCGGAGCAGAATATTCTTCTGCTGCGATGAAATTTCAAATTGCCGGACAGGAAATTTTTCTCGACCCATTGACGGGACCAGTTTTTTCTGATTATTCGAAACGGCTGAACAAAATTTCTTTCACGGAAGAAGTATTGCAGAAAACAAAAACAGAACAAAATAAAATTGTTCTTATTTGCGGATGGTGGTATAACGAATTGCGCGTACGAAGCCGGAACTGCGAAGAAAATCAAAATGTGAAATTGGTTTTTTACATAGACAAACCGGCTATGGAAAAATATATTTCGGAGGGATATAAAATTTATTTTCTACCCGAACAAGATATTTACAACGACCAGTTTTCTCAGATGAATTATACCGATTCAATCGCCAAACCATATATGTGA
- the rlmB gene encoding 23S rRNA (guanosine(2251)-2'-O)-methyltransferase RlmB, giving the protein MYSPNRNKRFSSVKTEKKDYSSSSAFGKKSSTPIFGIHPILEAIRAGKDIEKVFMQKGTGNTLMSELYKEITEYKIPFQFVPPEKLNHLVKSKNHQGVVALLSPITYQNIENIIPTVFEKGETPLVLILDRITDVRNLGAIARTAECAGVHVLIVPAKGSAQINSDAIKTSAGAIFNLPICRSENLKHTIEFLKRSGLQIIGCTEKGNKKINELNFSLPTAIIIGSEEDGISEEYLNRCDAEAAIPLLGQTASLNVSVAAGITLYEVMRQKKFKK; this is encoded by the coding sequence ATGTATTCACCAAACAGGAATAAGCGATTCTCTTCTGTAAAAACAGAAAAGAAAGATTATTCCAGCTCTTCTGCTTTTGGAAAAAAAAGTTCCACTCCGATATTTGGAATTCATCCTATATTGGAAGCGATCCGGGCGGGAAAGGATATTGAAAAAGTTTTTATGCAGAAAGGAACAGGCAACACGCTGATGAGTGAACTTTATAAAGAGATCACAGAATACAAAATTCCATTTCAGTTTGTTCCTCCTGAAAAATTAAATCATCTTGTAAAATCAAAAAATCATCAGGGAGTTGTTGCGTTGCTTTCTCCTATTACTTATCAAAATATAGAAAATATTATTCCAACAGTTTTCGAAAAAGGCGAAACACCTCTCGTTCTCATTCTCGACAGAATTACAGATGTAAGAAATCTTGGTGCCATTGCGCGCACGGCAGAATGCGCGGGCGTTCATGTATTGATTGTTCCGGCAAAAGGCAGCGCGCAAATAAACAGCGATGCAATAAAAACTTCGGCAGGAGCCATTTTTAATTTACCGATTTGCAGAAGTGAAAACCTGAAACACACGATTGAATTTTTAAAACGCAGCGGGTTGCAAATCATTGGCTGCACTGAAAAAGGAAATAAGAAAATAAACGAACTGAATTTTTCTCTTCCAACTGCTATTATTATCGGCTCTGAAGAAGACGGGATTTCGGAAGAATATCTTAATCGTTGCGATGCGGAAGCAGCCATTCCGCTTTTGGGACAAACTGCTTCGCTGAATGTGTCTGTGGCTGCAGGAATTACTTTATACGAAGTGATGAGGCAGAAAAAATTCAAGAAGTAA